A single Saccopteryx bilineata isolate mSacBil1 chromosome 7, mSacBil1_pri_phased_curated, whole genome shotgun sequence DNA region contains:
- the BNIP3 gene encoding BCL2/adenovirus E1B 19 kDa protein-interacting protein 3 isoform X1 codes for MSQSGSPGLQEESLQGSWVELHFSSNGHGGSVPASVSMYNGDMEKILLDAQHESGRSSSKSSHCDSPPRSQTPQDPNRASESDSHSTGEKNSSQSEEDYMERRKEVESILKKNSDWIWDWSSRPENIPPKEFLFRHPKRAATLSMRNTSVMKKGGVFSAEFLKVFLPSLLLSHLLAIGLGIYIGRRLTTSTTTF; via the exons GCTCCTGGGTAGAACTGCACTTCAGCAGTAACGGGCACGGGGGCAGCGTGCCGGCCTCAGTGTCTATGTACAATGGTGACATGGAGAAGATCCTGCTGGATGCTCAGCACGAGTCCGGACGGAGCAGCTCCAAGAGTTCTCACTGCGACAG CCCGCCTCGCTCGCAGACCCCGCAGGATCCGAACCGGGCATCCGAGTCGGACAGCCACAGCACAGGAGAGAAGAACAGCTCTCAG TCTGAGGAAGATTAcatggagagaaggaaagaagtcgAAAGCATCCTAAAGAAAAATTCAGACTGGATATGGGACTGGTCAAGCCGGCCAGAAAACATCCCCCCCAA GGAGTTCCTGTTCAGGCACCCCAAGCGTGCGGCCACCCTCAGCATGAGGAACACGAGTGTCATGAAGAAGGGGGGTGTCTTTTCGGCCGAGTTCCTCAAAGTCTTCCTTCCGTCTCTGTTGCTCTCGCACCTGCTGGCCATTGGGTTGGG GATCTATATCGGGCGGCGTCtgaccacctccaccaccaccttctGA
- the PPP2R2D gene encoding serine/threonine-protein phosphatase 2A 55 kDa regulatory subunit B delta isoform isoform X2 has product MDLMVEASPRRIYANAHTYHINSISVNSDHETYLSADDLRINLWHLEITDRSFNIVDIKPANMEELTEVITAAEFHPHQCNVLVHSSSKGTVRLCDMRSSALCDQHAKFFEEPEDPSSRSFFSEIISSISDVKFSHSGRYMMTRDYLSVKVWDLNMESRPVETHQVHEYLRSKLCSLYENDCIFDKFECCWNGPDSAIMTGSYNNFFRMFDRNTRRDVTLEASRENSKPRATLKPRRVCPGGKRKKDEISVDSLDFNKKILHTAWHPNDNIIAVAATNNLYIFQDKTN; this is encoded by the exons ATGGACCTCATGGTAGAAGCAAGCCCACGAAGAATTTATGCAAATGCCCACACATACCACATAAATTCTATTTCTGTAAACAGCGATCATGAAACGTATCTTTCTGCAGATGACCTGAGAATTAATCTGTGGCACTTAGAGATCACAGATAGAAGCTTTA ACATCGTGGACATCAAGCCCGCGAACATGGAGGAGCTGACGGAGGTGATCACCGCGGCTGAGTTCCACCCGCACCAGTGCAACGTGCTCGTGCACAGCAGCAGCAAAGGGACCGTGCGGCTCTGTGACATGCGCTCCTCCGCCCTGTGTGACCAGCACGCCAAGT tttttgaagAACCTGAAGATCCCAGCAGTAGATCCTTTTTCTCAGAAATCATTTCCTCCATCTCTGACGTGAAGTTCAGTCATAGTGGTCGGTACATGATGACCCGAGACTACCTGTCAGTGAAGGTCTGGGATCTCAACATGGAGAGCCGGCCCGTGGAGACCCACCAG GTCCACGAGTACCTTCGAAGCAAGCTGTGTTCTCTGTACGAAAACGACTGCATCTTCGACAAGTTTGAGTGCTGCTGGAATGGTCCAGACAG TGCAATCATGACGGGGTCCTACAACAACTTCTTCAGAATGTTTGACAGAAACACGCGGAGGGATGTGACCCTGGAAGCTTCCAGAGAGAACAGCAAGCCTCGAGCCACCCTGAAGCCTCGGAGAGTTTGTCCAGgcgggaagaggaagaaggacgAGATCAGTGTGGACAGTCTGGACTTCAATAAGAAGATCCTGCACACGGCCTGGCACCCCAACGACAACATTATTGCCGTGGCTGCCACCAACAACCTGTACATTTTCCAGGACAAAACCAACTAG
- the BNIP3 gene encoding BCL2/adenovirus E1B 19 kDa protein-interacting protein 3 isoform X2 — translation MYNGDMEKILLDAQHESGRSSSKSSHCDSPPRSQTPQDPNRASESDSHSTGEKNSSQSEEDYMERRKEVESILKKNSDWIWDWSSRPENIPPKEFLFRHPKRAATLSMRNTSVMKKGGVFSAEFLKVFLPSLLLSHLLAIGLGIYIGRRLTTSTTTF, via the exons ATGTACAATGGTGACATGGAGAAGATCCTGCTGGATGCTCAGCACGAGTCCGGACGGAGCAGCTCCAAGAGTTCTCACTGCGACAG CCCGCCTCGCTCGCAGACCCCGCAGGATCCGAACCGGGCATCCGAGTCGGACAGCCACAGCACAGGAGAGAAGAACAGCTCTCAG TCTGAGGAAGATTAcatggagagaaggaaagaagtcgAAAGCATCCTAAAGAAAAATTCAGACTGGATATGGGACTGGTCAAGCCGGCCAGAAAACATCCCCCCCAA GGAGTTCCTGTTCAGGCACCCCAAGCGTGCGGCCACCCTCAGCATGAGGAACACGAGTGTCATGAAGAAGGGGGGTGTCTTTTCGGCCGAGTTCCTCAAAGTCTTCCTTCCGTCTCTGTTGCTCTCGCACCTGCTGGCCATTGGGTTGGG GATCTATATCGGGCGGCGTCtgaccacctccaccaccaccttctGA